A section of the Telopea speciosissima isolate NSW1024214 ecotype Mountain lineage chromosome 3, Tspe_v1, whole genome shotgun sequence genome encodes:
- the LOC122655919 gene encoding GATA transcription factor 12, with translation MEAPKYLHGGYCRAGNSQFTTEIRHNDPKSGDHFFIDDLLDFSNEEAILNDGTFNSVTVTGNSTDSSTVTAVDSCNSSFSGGDLHYSGDLGCRNLADAQFSGDLCVPYDDLAELEWLSNFVEESFSSEDLQKLQLISGMKARTDETSETRDFQPENNSNNNNPIFRPEMSVPGKARSKRSRAAPINWSSRLLVLSPTTSSSESDVASSSGKKITKGTAKKKEVSDIAGVNGEGRKCLHCATDKTPQWRTGPMGPKTLCNACGVRYKSGRLVPEYRPAASPTFMLTKHSNSHRKVLELRRQKEMHQHQNHHQQHHHQQQFLHPNTVFDVSSCDDYLIHHHPGPDFRQLI, from the exons ATGGAAGCACCGAAATACTTACACGGAGGCTACTGTCGTGCAGGAAATTCCCAATTCACGACGGAAATACGTCATAATGATCCCAAATCCGGCGACCATTTCTTCATTGACGATCTCCTTGACTTCTCCAATGAAGAAGCCATACTCAACGATGGCACCTTCAACTCCGTCACCGTTACCGGCAATTCAACCGACTCTTCCACTGTTACTGCTGTCGATAGTTGTAACTCTTCCTTCTCTGGCGGTGACCTACATTACTCAGGTGACCTTGGTTGCCGCAATTTGGCAGACGCTCAGTTCTCCGGCGATCTCTGTGTTCCG TACGACGACTTAGCCGAGCTGGAATGGTTATCGAATTTCGTGGAGGAATCGTTCTCGAGTGAGGATTTGCAGAAACTGCAACTCATATCGGGGATGAAGGCTCGTACCGATGAGACCTCCGAAACACGCGATTTCCAACCCGagaacaacagcaacaacaacaacccgATATTTCGGCCTGAGATGTCAGTTCCAGGGAAAGCGAGAAGCAAACGCTCCCGAGCTGCTCCCATCAACTGGTCTTCACGATTGCTGGTGCTGTCCCCGACGACGTCATCTTCAGAATCCGATGTGGCATCGAGCTCCGGCAAGAAAATAACGAAGGGGACGGCGAAGAAGAAAGAGGTTTCAGACATTGCAGGGGTAAACGGTGAAGGAAGAAAATGTCTGCATTGCGCAACAGACAAAACACCTCAGTGGCGAACAGGGCCTATGGGGCCTAAAACACTCTGTAACGCTTGTGGAGTTCGGTACAAGTCTGGCAGGCTTGTGCCGGAGTACCGGCCTGCTGCAAGCCCAACTTTTATGCTCACCAAACACTCCAACTCTCACCGAAAGGTTCTGGAGCTTCGACGTCAGAAGGAGATGCATCAGCATCAGAACCACCACCAGCAgcatcatcatcagcaacagTTCCTGCATCCAAACACGGTTTTTGACGTGTCGAGCTGTGACGATTATTTGATTCATCACCACCCAGGCCCTGATTTCAGACAGCTTATCTGA